From the Winogradskyella forsetii genome, the window GCTTTAGCTTCAATACCAAAGGTATTATATGGTTTTAATGAAGCATTCTTAATTATGGACATTAGTCTTTATATACTTTTAAAGCTTCTTCTAAGATTTTTACCGAAATTCTTAAGCTTTCTTCGTTTAAAACATAAGCAATACGTATTTGGTTCAATCCAACACCAGGTGTAGAGTAGAAGCCTGCCGCAGGAGCAACCATAACGGTATCATTATTATAATCAAATGATTCCAATAGCCATTTGGCAAAATCATCAGTGTTTTTTACTGGTAATTCTGCAATACAGTAAAAAGCACCATTAGGTTTGGCCACTTTTACGCCTTCTATTTTTTCTAAGGCTTCGATCAGTGTATTTCTACGTTTAACATATTCTGCCTTTACGTCATCAAAATAACTTTGAGGTGTTTCTAAAGCCGCTTCACTTGCGATTTGAGCTAATGTTGGTGGACTCAATCTTGCTTGGGCAAATTTTAAAGCTGTCTTTATGACCGCTTTATTTTTAGAAACCAAATAGCCAATTCGTGCGCCACACATACTGTAACGTTTAGAGACCGAATCGATGACGATGGCATGTTCTTCTAATCCAGGTTCTTGCAAAATGGAATAATGTTCAATACCATCGTAAACAAACTCCCTGTAAACTTCGTCTGCAATTAAAAACAAATCGTGTTTTTTTACGATGGCTGCTAGTTTTTTAATTTCGGCTTTAGAATATAAATAGCCAGTTGGATTTCCTGGATTGCAAATTAAAATGGCTTTGGTTTTTGGAGTAATGAGTTTTTCAAATTCTTCAATTGGAGGTAGTGCAAAATTATCTTCAATCTTGGATATTACGGGAACCACATTTACACCTGAGGCATTCGAAAACCCATTATAATTGGCGTAAAATGGCTCAGGAATGATGATTTCATCACCTTCGTCCATGATACTTCCAAAGGCGAATAAAAGTGCTTCACTTCCTCCTGTAGTAACAATGATGTCATTGTGGGTAACGTTAATGGAATTACGCTTATAATATTCAGCGATTTTTATTCTATAACTTTCGGCACCTTCAGATCGGCTATAGGCTATAGTTTCAAGATTCTGATTTTTAATTGCATCGAGAGCCACTTGCGGCGTTTTTATATCTGGTTGACCAATATTTAGGTAATATATGTTTTTGCCTTGTTTATGGGCTTCTTCAGCATATGGTACCAATTTTCTTATTGGCGATTCTGGCATGTTAGTACCTTTGTTTGAAATTTTTGGCATTTGAATGATTTTTTTAAAATGCTAAGGTCTGAAAATTCTAAAGTAATTCTGAAAAAAATGACTAAAAAAAAAGAGTCCTCAACCAGAGAACTCTTTAATTGTTTATATTATTATAATTGAATTATTGCTCAATCATACTTTTTTCTTTCTTTTCTAAAACACTGGTCTTATTAGAATCGACCACTAAACCTTTTATTTTTAAGGCTACGGTTGGTGTTTCAGCATTTGAGAACACAGTTATGGTCTTTCTAATCGGATTAACCCTTTTAGTATCGTATTTCACTTCAATCTCACCTGTTTCTCCTGGCATAATTGGACCGTCTGGCTTTTTAGGCACTGTACAACCGCAAGTCGATTTTACGTTAGAGATAACTAAAGGCGCGTTACCAGTATTGGTAAACTCAAATGTTCTAACGCCATCAGCACCTTTTTCAATAGTACCATAGTCAATTACGTCGGTCTTAAACTCTATTTTCGCTACTTTCTCTTGAGCAAAAGAACCAAAACTCATTAATCCTACAAATAAAACTGCTATTAAATTTTTCATCATTTTTAATTTAAAATTGATTATTCAAAACTACTTACTTTTTCCTTCCCATCAAAATTTATTAGATGTAATACACTTCATTTAACAGATTTTATGGTTTTACAACCTATATTCTTACACTAATAATTTTTCAAAAAAGGAATTATACCAAATGAATTTTGAAATGATTGAAAAGAAATTTGAATTATTTTTTCTTTGTATGAAATATGAAATAAGAAACCTAATCATAGCCTGAGTTACCATGCTATTTTTTACTGAAATACAAAGGAAATAGAAACAAATTTATTCAGTTATTTTGACATTTATTTGGTATTATAAGTACTTTTGTCAGTTACATTACAAAAACAATACCAAAATATGGAAATTCCATCTAAATATAACGCAACGTCAGTAGAAAATAAGTGGTACGACTACTGGATGCAGCACAATTACTTTCATTCTACTCCAGACGAGAGAGAGCCCTATACTATTGTAATTCCGCCACCTAACGTAACGGGAATTTTGCATATGGGACACATGTTGAACAATACTATTCAAGATGTATTGATTCGACGTGCTCGTTTATTAGGCAAAAATGCGTGTTGGGTACCTGGTACAGATCACGCCTCTATTGCTACAGAAGCGAAAGTTGTTGCTAAATTAAAGGCTGATGGTATTGATAAAAATGATTTATCACGCGAGGAATTTTTAGAACATGCTTGGGAATGGACAGAAGAATACGGTGGCGTTATCCTAGAACAACTAAAAAAATTGGGATGCTCCTGTGATTGGGATAGAACCAAATTCACCATGGATGACGATATGTCTGAGGCTGTAATTAAGGTATTTGTGGATTTATACAACAAAGGCTTGATTTATAGAGGTTACCGTATGGTCAATTGGGATCCTGAAGCACAAACTACATTGTCTGATGAAGAAGTGATTCATGTTGAAAAACAAGGTTTACTCTATTATTTAGAATATAAGGTTGAAGGAAGTGATCAAAAACTAACCATTGCCACTACTAGACCAGAAACTATTTTTGGAGATACTGCTATTTGTATAAATCCAAACGATGAACGTTTCGCACATTTAAAAGGGAAAAAAGCGATTGTACCTATTTGTGGAAGAGTGATTCCGATTATTGAAGATGACTATGTAGATGTTGAATTTGGTACAGGTTGCCTTAAAGTAACACCTGCTCACGATGAAAATGATAAGGTTTTAGGCGATAAGCACAATCTCGAGGTCGTTGATATTTTCAATGACGACGCCAGTTTGAATAGTTATGGGATGCACTACGAAGGACAAGACCGGTTTTTAGTAAGAAAGGGTATTGTAAAAGAATTGGAAGACGCAGGTATTTTAGTGAAAACTGAAAACCATATCAATAAAGTAGGAACATCAGAACGGACAAAAGCCGTAATCGAACCAAGATTAAGTGACCAATGGTTTTTGAAAATGGAAGATTTGGCAAAACCAGCTATCGATGCCGTTTTAAAATCTGGAGATGTCAAACTTTTTCCAAAGAAATTTGAAAATACCTATCGCCACTGGATGGAGAATATTCGTGACTGGAATATTTCGCGCCAATTACTATGGGGACAACAGATTCCTGCATACTTCTATGGTGATGGGAAGGAAGATTTTGTCGTTGCGGAATCCATTGAAAAAGCAGTAGAATTAGCAAGAACAGCTTCAAACAACGAACAATTGACAGCTGATGACATAACCCAAGATTCTGATGCGTTAGACACATGGTTTTCATCTTGGCTTTGGCCAATGAGTGTTTTCGATGGTATCCGTAATCCTGAAAACGAGGAAATAAAATATTATTATCCTACCAACGATTTAGTGACTGGACCAGATATTTTATTCTTTTGGGTGGCACGTATGATTATTGCGGGCTACGAATACAAAGACGAAAAACCATTTGAAAATGTTTATTTAACGGGATTAGTTAGAGATAAACAGAGGCGAAAAATGTCTAAGTCTCTGGGCAATTCACCAGATGCTTTAAAACTTATTGAAGAATATAC encodes:
- a CDS encoding pyridoxal phosphate-dependent aminotransferase, which translates into the protein MPKISNKGTNMPESPIRKLVPYAEEAHKQGKNIYYLNIGQPDIKTPQVALDAIKNQNLETIAYSRSEGAESYRIKIAEYYKRNSINVTHNDIIVTTGGSEALLFAFGSIMDEGDEIIIPEPFYANYNGFSNASGVNVVPVISKIEDNFALPPIEEFEKLITPKTKAILICNPGNPTGYLYSKAEIKKLAAIVKKHDLFLIADEVYREFVYDGIEHYSILQEPGLEEHAIVIDSVSKRYSMCGARIGYLVSKNKAVIKTALKFAQARLSPPTLAQIASEAALETPQSYFDDVKAEYVKRRNTLIEALEKIEGVKVAKPNGAFYCIAELPVKNTDDFAKWLLESFDYNNDTVMVAPAAGFYSTPGVGLNQIRIAYVLNEESLRISVKILEEALKVYKD
- a CDS encoding DUF1573 domain-containing protein, which codes for MKNLIAVLFVGLMSFGSFAQEKVAKIEFKTDVIDYGTIEKGADGVRTFEFTNTGNAPLVISNVKSTCGCTVPKKPDGPIMPGETGEIEVKYDTKRVNPIRKTITVFSNAETPTVALKIKGLVVDSNKTSVLEKKEKSMIEQ
- a CDS encoding valine--tRNA ligase; protein product: MEIPSKYNATSVENKWYDYWMQHNYFHSTPDEREPYTIVIPPPNVTGILHMGHMLNNTIQDVLIRRARLLGKNACWVPGTDHASIATEAKVVAKLKADGIDKNDLSREEFLEHAWEWTEEYGGVILEQLKKLGCSCDWDRTKFTMDDDMSEAVIKVFVDLYNKGLIYRGYRMVNWDPEAQTTLSDEEVIHVEKQGLLYYLEYKVEGSDQKLTIATTRPETIFGDTAICINPNDERFAHLKGKKAIVPICGRVIPIIEDDYVDVEFGTGCLKVTPAHDENDKVLGDKHNLEVVDIFNDDASLNSYGMHYEGQDRFLVRKGIVKELEDAGILVKTENHINKVGTSERTKAVIEPRLSDQWFLKMEDLAKPAIDAVLKSGDVKLFPKKFENTYRHWMENIRDWNISRQLLWGQQIPAYFYGDGKEDFVVAESIEKAVELARTASNNEQLTADDITQDSDALDTWFSSWLWPMSVFDGIRNPENEEIKYYYPTNDLVTGPDILFFWVARMIIAGYEYKDEKPFENVYLTGLVRDKQRRKMSKSLGNSPDALKLIEEYTADGVRVGLLLSSAAGNDLMFDEALCQQGRGFGNKIWNAFQLTNLWEVADIEQPNSSKIAIEWYEAKFQSVLIEIEDHFSKYRLSDALMSIYKLIYDDFCGWMLEMVKPAYQQPIDRTTYEKVMSIFEDNLKIVHPFMPFLTEDIWQYIKERSPEDALIIAKWPEAKPINETLISEFEFASEVISGIRNIRKQKNIAFKDAIGFSVVNNEHVANTFDEVISKLGNLESFEYVTEAVEGALTYRVKSNEYFIPMEGSIDVEAEIKKLTEELTYTEGFLKSVQKKLSNERFVAGAPEQVVASEKKKEADALAKIETIQASLASLK